The DNA sequence CCTCATGTACCGAACACTTCTTACGTCAAACACTTTAAGCTTCTTTCATTGGCCGGGGCTTACTGGCGCGGAGACGAAAGAAACCCTATGCTTACCCGCATTTACGGAACGGCTTTCTCCTCCGAGGAGGATCTCTTAGCTTATTTGACCAAGATAGAAGAAGCCAAACGCAGGGATCATCGGCGTATCGGCAAGGAGCTGGATCTATTCAGCCTCCAAAACGAGGCACCCGGATTTCCGTTCTTTCATCCGAAGGGAGTAGTGATCTTAAATACCTTAGTTGACTTCTGGAGAAAGGTGCACATCCAAAGGGGATATCAGGAGATAAAGACACCCCTGATATTGGACCAAGATCTGTGGATTCGCTCAGGCCACTGGGACCATTACAGGGAAAACATGTATTTCACTGAAATAGACGAAAAACCCTTTGCCATAAAGCCCATGAATTGCCCCGGAGGAATTTTAGTGTACAAAACTCAGCTTAGGAGCTACCGCGACCTGCCGTTGAAGCTAGCAGAGCTTGGGGTAGTGCATAGGCATGAAAGGTCCGGCGTCCTTCACGGACTTATGCGCGTGAGGTGTTTCACCCAGGACGACGCCCATATATTCACCTCGGAGGAACACATAAAGGAAGAGATAACGGACATAATGGAGATGGTGCAGTACATTTACGGAGTCTTCGGATTTCCCTATCACATAGAGCTTTCCACCAGGCCGGAGAACGCTATGGGCGACAAGGTGCTTTGGGATAAGGCCGAACAGGCATTGCAGGAAGCTTTAGAGGACCGTGGCGTGGAGTACAAGTTAAATCCTGGCGACGGTGCCTTCTATGGCCCCAAGATCGACTTCCATCTGGAGGATTGCATCGGCCGAACCTGGCAGTGCGGTACTATACAGCTCGATTTTCAGATGCCGGAAAAATTCGACATAACATACATTGGACCAGATGGGGAGCCCCATAGGCCAGTCATGATACACAGGACAATACTTGGAAGCTTAGAGAGGTTT is a window from the Acetomicrobium flavidum genome containing:
- the thrS gene encoding threonine--tRNA ligase is translated as MPNSEHRKKASEVLKERGIDGDVIAVKIDGKMYDLDALVEEDATIEPVRVDSPEGIEILRHSASHIMAQAVYRLYPGTKYGVGPAIENGFYYDMDVPVAITEEDLPKIEDEMKRIASEAIPFERLVMSKEEAMRLFQERGDVYKLEILRDIEDDTVSLYRVGEFIDLCRGPHVPNTSYVKHFKLLSLAGAYWRGDERNPMLTRIYGTAFSSEEDLLAYLTKIEEAKRRDHRRIGKELDLFSLQNEAPGFPFFHPKGVVILNTLVDFWRKVHIQRGYQEIKTPLILDQDLWIRSGHWDHYRENMYFTEIDEKPFAIKPMNCPGGILVYKTQLRSYRDLPLKLAELGVVHRHERSGVLHGLMRVRCFTQDDAHIFTSEEHIKEEITDIMEMVQYIYGVFGFPYHIELSTRPENAMGDKVLWDKAEQALQEALEDRGVEYKLNPGDGAFYGPKIDFHLEDCIGRTWQCGTIQLDFQMPEKFDITYIGPDGEPHRPVMIHRTILGSLERFLGILIEQYAGAFPYWLAPVQVKILPVSDEHLPYAKKVASALQKKDVRIEVDLKEGTLGKKIRDAQMQKIPYMLIIGNREVEKGVVSVRDRSKGDLGSMSLEALVELLGNEYHPLKDDF